One window from the genome of Leishmania donovani BPK282A1 complete genome, chromosome 5 encodes:
- a CDS encoding ATPase alpha subunit has protein sequence MRRFVAQYVAPAMGRLASTAAAGKSAAPGQKSFFKATEMIGYVHSIDGTIATLIPAPGNPGVAYNTIIMIQVSPTTFAAGLVFNLEKDGRIGIILMDNITEVQSGQKVMATGKLLYIPVGAGVLGKVVNPLGHEVPVGLLTRSRALLESEQTLGKVDAGAPNIVSRSPVNYNLLTGFKAVDTMIPIGRGQRELIVGDRQTGKTSIAVSTIINQVRSNQQILSKNAVISIYVSIGQRCSNVARIHRLLRSYGALRYTTVMAATAAEPAGLQYLAPYSGVTMGEYFMNRGRHCLCVYDDLSKQAVAYRQISLLLRRPPGREAYPGDVFYLHSRLLERAAMLSPGKGGGSVTALPIVETLSNDVTAYIVTNVISITDGQIYLDTKLFTGGQRPAVNIGLSVSRVGSSAQNVAMKAVAGKLKGILAEYRKLAADSVGGSQVQTVPMIRGARFVALFNQKNPSFFMNALVSLYACLNGYLDDVKVNYAKLYEYLLVNKDLSVMYGTATNKFFYMYVQQLNYVIRFFTLNHPILNAEVEEMLKQHTHLFLQHYQSKMNAIKTEKEIKALKNLLYSCKRAV, from the coding sequence ATGCGCCGCTTCGTGGCCCAGTACGTGGCGCCCGCCATGGGGCGCCTTGcgtcgacggctgctgccggcaaGTCTGCCGCGCCGGGCCAGAAGTCGTTCTTCAAGGCGACGGAGATGATTGGCTACGTGCACTCGATCGACGGCACGATCGCGACGCTGATCCCCGCGCCGGGCAACCCCGGCGTTGCGTACAACACGATCATCATGATCCAGGTGAGCCCGACGACGTTCGCGGCGGGGCTTGTGTTCAACCTGGAGAAGGACGGCCGGATAGGCATCATCCTTATGGATAACATCACGGAGGTGCAGTCCGGCCAGAAGGTGATGGCGACGGGCAAGCTGCTTTACATCCCCGTGGGTGCAGGCGTGCTGGGCAAGGTCGTGAACCCGCTGGGCCACGAGGTGCCGGTGGGGCTGTTGACGCGgtcgcgcgcgctgctggagagcgAGCAGACGCTGGGCAAGGTGGACGCTGGCGCGCCGAACATCGTGTCGCGCTCGCCGGTGAACTACAACCTGCTGACCGGCTTCAAGGCAGTGGACACGATGATCCCGATCGGGCGCGGCCAGCGCGAGCTGATCGTGGGTGACCGCCAGACCGGCAAGACGTCGATCGCGGTGTCGACGATCATCAACCAGGTGCGCAGCAACCAGCAGATCCTGTCGAAGAACGCGGTCATCTCGATCTACGTGTCGAtcgggcagcgctgctccaACGTCGCGCGCAtccaccgcctgctgcgctcgtacggcgcgctgcgctACACGACGGTGATGGCTGCCACGGCCGCGGAGCCGGCGGGCCTGCAGTACCTCGCGCCGTACTCGGGGGTGACGATGGGCGAGTACTTCATGAACCGCGGCCGCCactgcctgtgtgtgtacgACGACCTGTCGAAGCAGGCCGTTGCGTACCGCCAGatctcgctgctgctgcggcgcccgCCGGGCCGCGAGGCGTACCCTGGTGATGTGTTCTACCTGCACTCGCGCCTGCTGGAGCGCGCCGCGATGCTGTCGCCTGGCAAGGGCGGCGGCtccgtgacggcgctgccgatcGTGGAGACGTTGTCGAACGATGTGACGGCGTACATTGTCACGAACGTCATCTCCATCACAGACGGCCAGATCTACCTGGACACGAAGCTGTTCACCGGCGGCCAGCGCCCGGCCGTGAACATCGGCCTGTCCGTGTCGCGCGTCGGCTCGTCCGCGCAGAACGTGGCGATGAAGGCGGTGGCCGGCAAGCTGAAGGGCATCCTCGCGGAGTACCGCAAGCTGGCGGCGGACTCGGTGGGCGGGAGCCAGGTGCAGACGGTGCCGATGatccgcggcgcgcgcttCGTCGCGCTGTTCAACCAGAAGAACCCGTCGTTCTTCATGAACGCGCTTGTGTCGCTGTACGCGTGCCTGAACGGGTACCTGGACGACGTGAAGGTGAACTACGCGAAGCTCTACGAGTACCTGCTGGTGAATAAGGACCTGAGCGTGATGTACGGGACAGCGACGAACAAGTTCTTCTACATgtacgtgcagcagctgaactACGTGATCCGCTTCTTCACGCTGAACCACCCGATCCTGaacgcggaggtggaggagatgctgaagcagcacacgcacctgtTCCTGCAGCACTACCAGTCGAAGATGAACGCGATcaagacggagaaggagatCAAGGCGCTCAAGAACCTGCTGTACTCGTGCAAGCGTGCCGTCTAA